One region of Populus trichocarpa isolate Nisqually-1 chromosome 4, P.trichocarpa_v4.1, whole genome shotgun sequence genomic DNA includes:
- the LOC7490815 gene encoding probable UDP-3-O-acylglucosamine N-acyltransferase 2, mitochondrial produces the protein MMAISAKRLSRLISLKRPIKHSGVSSYSASSINQIEYSKWNNGGGTFHKSACIDPTVLIEIGAVVHSKAVLGTNVHVGSGTVVGPEVTIGHSTKIGYNVGLSNCRIGDSCVVHHGVCIGQDGFGFFVDDKGNMMKKPQLLNAIIGDHVEIGANTCIDRGSWRDTVIGDHSKLDNLVQIGHNVVIGKGCMLCGQVGIAGSVTMGDYVTLGGRVAVRDHVSIASKVRLAANSCVTKDIREPGDYGGFPAVPIHEWRRQVASRYRISKKAIL, from the exons ATGATGGCAATCTCTGCCAAAAGATTATCCCGTCTCATTTCCTTAAAGAGACCAATCAAACACTCTGGTGTCTCAAGTTACTCAGCATCCTCCATTAATCAAATTG AATATTCAAAATGGAACAATGGAGGTGGAACTTTCCACAAATCAGCTTGCATCGACCCAACAGTGTTAATTGAAATTGGCGCAGTAGTTCATTCAAAAGCTGTGCTGGGCACTAATGTTCATGTGGGATCAGGAACTGTTGTAGGACCTGAAGTTACTATTGGTCACTCTACAAAGATAGG gtaTAATGTTGGCCTCAGTAATTGTAGGATAGGGGATTCGTGTGTAGTTCACCATGGAGTATGCATTGGTCAAGATG GATTTGGGTTTTTTGTGGATGACAAAGGCAACATGATGAAGAAGCCTCAA ctgcTGAATGCTATCATAGGAGATCATGTGGAGATTGGGGCAAATACATGCATTGACAGGGGAAG TTGGAGAGACACAGTTATTGGGGATCATTCAAAGTTAGATAATTTAGTCCAA ATTGGTCATAATGTGGTTATAGGAAAGGGTTGCATGCTTTGTGGACAGGTTGGGATTGCAGGCTCAGTGAC CATGGGAGACTACGTCACTTTAGGAGGAAGGGTTGCAGTTCGTGATCATGTATCTATTGCATCGAAG GTCCGGCTTGCTGCTAATAGCTGTGTGACCAAAGACATTAGAGAGCCTGGGGATTATGGTGGCTTCCCTGCA GTTCCAATTCATGAATGGCGAAGACAAGTTGCTAGTCGCTACCGGATTTCAAAGAAGGCTATTCTATAG
- the LOC7490816 gene encoding protein RTF1 homolog, which yields MADLENLLLEAAGRTGKSGRNRNSILPSRRRKREGSYSDGGSDSRDDDSDDDRGYANRKPSGSQVPLKKRLETNERDGEEGSQDEGDYDGGGSDREGGSSDESDIGDDLYKDEDDRKKLAQMSELDRELILADRADKKGDKHLTEKIRLKRDNDKPTRSRKETPPLPSSRGVRSSARSADRAAAKDDALNELRAKRLKQQDPEAHRKLRDVSRGSAGSRGFSQVKKNNFTSASLSSSSSESGSRSHSEDEGSTGDGGMADSDEDVEPGSKGPTYEDIKEITIRRTKLAKWFMEPWFEELIIGCFVRVGIGRSKSGPVYRLCMVRNVDAAEPDKPYKLENKSTYKYLNVTWGADTSAARWQMAMVSDSGPTEEEYKQWVREVECGGGRLPSKQDILEKKEAIRKSNTFVYSAATVKQMLQEKKSASSRPLNVAAEKDRLRRELEIAQSKHDEAEVERINARIEELEASRHAKVKDAKAIRLAEMNRKNRVENFRNASEMKPVNTGLKAGEAGYDPFSRRWTRSRNYYVSKPAEADDPVATKISEANETVAVAASNQVVAGVMSEAGVAATEAALEAAADAGKLVDTSAPVDQGTESNTMHSFELEISLIALQEFGGPQGAQAGFMARKQRIEATVGCRVPENDGRRHALTLTVGDYKRRRGLL from the coding sequence ATGGCTGATTTAGAAAATTTGCTGCTTGAGGCAGCGGGAAGGACTGGGAAATCAGGAAGAAACAGGAATTCGATACTGCCTTCCAGGAGGCGAAAACGCGAGGGTTCATATTCTGATGGTGGAAGTGATTCTAGAGATGATGATTCTGATGATGATCGCGGGTATGCGAATAGGAAGCCATCAGGGTCTCAAGTGCCTTTGAAGAAGAGATTGGAGACTAACGAGAGGGATGGGGAGGAGGGTAGTCAGGATGAAGGTGATTATGATGGTGGTGGTTCGGATCGTGAGGGTGGAAGTAGTGATGAATCTGATATTGGTGATGATCTTTACAAAGATGAGGATGATAGGAAGAAGCTTGCTCAAATGAGTGAACTTGACAGGGAGTTGATATTGGCGGATCGAGCAGACAAGAAAGGGGATAAGCATTTGACTGAGAAGATTAGATTGAAAAGGGATAATGATAAGCCAACCCGATCTAGAAAAGAGACTCCGCCTCTTCCATCGTCTCGTGGAGTGCGTTCATCAGCTAGGTCTGCTGACAGGGCAGCTGCTAAAGATGATGCATTGAATGAATTGAGAGCAAAACGTTTAAAGCAGCAGGATCCTGAGGCTCATCGCAAGTTGAGGGATGTGTCTAGAGGATCCGCTGGCAGCCGGGGTTTTTCACAAGTCAAGAAGAATAATTTCACTTCAGCAAGTCTGAGTAGCTCCAGTAGTGAGAGTGGAAGTAGATCTCACAGTGAGGATGAAGGGTCAACAGGTGATGGTGGAATGGCAGACAGTGATGAGGATGTGGAACCCGGGTCCAAGGGACCAACTTATgaagatataaaagaaattaccaTTCGGAGAACCAAACTTGCGAAATGGTTTATGGAGCCTTGGTTTGAAGAATTGATTATTGGTTGTTTCGTGAGGGTTGGGATAGGTAGGTCGAAGTCTGGGCCCGTGTACAGGCTCTGCATGGTCCGGAATGTTGATGCTGCTGAACCTGACAAGCCATACAAGCTGGAGAACAAATCAACTTATAAGTATTTGAATGTTACTTGGGGTGCTGACACCTCTGCTGCCAGGTGGCAGATGGCTATGGTTTCAGATTCTGGACCAACTGAGGAAGAGTATAAACAATGGGTTAGAGAGGTGGAGTGTGGTGGTGGCAGGTTGCCAAGCAAACAGGATATCTTGGAAAAGAAGGAGGCcataagaaaatcaaacacTTTTGTGTACTCGGCAGCCACTGTGAAGCAGATGTTGCAGGAGAAAAAATCTGCCTCGTCGAGACCATTAAATGTCGCTGCTGAGAAGGACAGGTTGAGGAGGGAGTTGGAAATTGCACAGAGCAAGCATGACGAGGCAGAGGTAGAGAGGATCAATGCAAGAATTGAGGAACTGGAGGCATCTCGGCACGCTAAGGTGAAAGATGCTAAGGCTATTAGGTTGGCAGAAATGAACAGAAAGAACAGAGTTGAGAATTTTAGAAATGCATCCGAAATGAAGCCAGTAAATACAGGTCTAAAAGCCGGGGAAGCTGGGTATGATCCATTTTCAAGGAGATGGACTAGGTCAAGGAAttattatgtttcaaaacctGCTGAAGCAGATGATCCTGTTGCAACTAAAATTAGCGAGGCAAATGAGACAGTGGCAGTTGCAGCTAGTAATCAAGTTGTAGCAGGGGTGATGTCAGAGGCTGGTGTGGCTGCTACAGAAGCTGCCTTGGAAGCGGCAGCTGATGCTGGGAAGTTGGTTGATACCAGTGCTCCTGTGGATCAAGGCACTGAGTCAAATACAATGCACAGCTTTGAGCTTGAAATCTCACTTATTGCACTGCAGGAGTTTGGAGGACCTCAGGGCGCTCAGGCAGGGTTCATGGCTAGGAAACAGAGGATTGAAGCAACTGTTGGATGCCGAGTCCCTGAGAATGATGGGAGAAGACACGCACTGACCTTGACGGTTGGTGACTACAAGAGAAGAAGAGGCCTTCTCTGA